The window GGCGTTCGCCGACGTCGACGAGGACGCCACGTTCCGGCTGGAGTTCCCGGGCGGCGTCGACGCGCTGTGTTCGGTGAGTCAGAACGCCCAGCACGCGAGCCGGCTGGAGGTCACCGGCACGGAGGCCAGACTAATCTTAGACCCGGCCTTCTACGAGCGAGAGGACCGCGGGTTCGCCGTCGTTCGAGACGGGACCCGCGTCGACGTCGACTTCGACCAGGTCCACCAGATCGAAGAGGAGTTCGCGTACTTCGGCCACCAGCTGCTGGCGGACGAGCCGTTCCACCCGGACGGCGAACACGCCCTCGCGGACGCCCGCGCCCTCGACGGGATTTACGAGTCGGCCGAGACCGGCCGGCCGGTGACGCTCGACGGGGACGCGGCGTGAGGTCGGGGCGCGTCGGTCGGTGACCGCGGCCCGCTACTGCTCGATCCCGTACACGTCGCTCGTCCAGTCGCGGGCCGGGGTGTCGTACACCGGCTCGTCGCGGTCGCGCTCGTCGAGCCGCCGCCGGTCGGCGTCGTCGAGCTCCCAGTCGAGGTCGGCGTTCGCCCGGACGTGGGCCGGCGTCGACGACCGCGGCAGCGGCACCACGCCGCGGTCGACCGCCCACCGTAGCACGACCTGTGCGGGACTCCTGTCGTACTCCTCGGCGAGCTCGGCGACGACCTCGTCGCCGAACACGTCCGTCCGCGCGAGCGGCGCCGCCGCCTCGATCACGGTGTCGGACTCGCGGCAGTAGTCGACGAGGTCGGGCCGCTGGAAGTACGGGTGGAACTCGATCTGGTTGACCGCGATCGGCACGTCCGAGACGTGGTGCGCGCAGCTGAGCTGATAGGCGCTGAAGTTCGAGACGCCGACGTCGCGGACGAGGCCCCGGTCGCGGAGCTCCGCCATCGCCCGGAGCGTCTCGCGCAGCGAGATGGCCGGGTTGGGCCAGTGGACGAGGTATAAATCGAGGTAGTCGGTGCCGAGCCGGTCGAGCGACGCCTCGCACGACTCGATCACCGACTCGTAGTTGAGGTTCTTCGCGAGCACCTTCGAGGTGAGGAAGGCGTCGTCGCGGTCGTACTCGGCGAGGACGTCGCCGATGACCGCTTCGTTGTGGTACCCCTCGGCGGTGTCGATGTGCGCGTAGCCCGCGTCGAGCGCCGCGCGGACGCTCTCGGCCGTCTGGTCGTCGTCGAGGTCGTACGTGCCCAGTCCGAGCCCCGGTAGCTCGGCGCCGCTCGGGAGCGTCTTCGTTGGTACGGTCACACGCCACGGGTTCGGCGGATCGCCGATTGAAACTACCGGTCCGGGAACGGCTCCGTTGAAATCCTCGGAAAGAGACCTCGCGACACGGCTGCCGCCAAGACGGACACAGCGGCGAGCGATAGCGAGAGTGGGTGTCGCGGCCGTCGACGAGGATACGATATTTGAAATCCATGAGCGACGGCGACGATCGCTTATAAATACGAGGCGGTGGCGCGTGCCGACGAGCGCCCAGTGGGCGCGAGTCGCACGCGCGAGGGAGCCCGCGGCCCGCCACCGGCGGCCGCGGCGAGGCTGGGGAGGTGTGAGGCTGCGGTGCGGTTGTGGGGGTGGGACTCAAAGGGGCAGTCGCGATTCTCGCGAGCGGAGCGAGCGGAAGACGAGAGACGAAGTCTCTCGGAAGGGCGAAGCACGGCGCAGTAAGCACCGCAGCGAGGGAGCGCGAGCGACTGAGCGAGGAGCGCAACAAGCCGCGCGAGTCCTCGCGGCCGGGGCTTTGGAGGTGTTCTCCGGCGACCCGCAGCCAACCGTTTATAAGCGAGCGACTGCGTCTTTCTGAGTTCAAATCGCTCGGTGACCTCTCTCACTTCGTTCGCGAGTTCGCTGAGCGGAGTGAAGCGAACGCTAACTGACGGAGTCAGTTAGAAAATGCACCGGCCGAGACTCCCCGCGAGCAATGCGAGCGGGGAGTCAGGGCGGTGCACGACCGAAGGGAGTGCACCGGCCGAGATTTGAACTCGGGTTGCAACCATGGCAAGGTTGCGTGATACCACTACACTACCGGTGCGTGCTTCGCATTTCCATATAGCCCGAGTCGGAGATATAAGGGTTCCGAACGATAGGCGGCGGGACTGGATCTCGACGCTCGCCGACCGCCGGAAGCGTCATCGGGCTCCCGACCAAGACGCACACAGAGACGACCCACATGACGCGCCGATCCGCCCACATCGCCGACAGACGCAGCGTCCTCCGAGCGACCGGCGGGCTCGCCGTCCTCTCGACCGCCGGCTGTCTCGGCGGCGGCGGTGCCGACGGCGCGAACGGCGACGGCGGCACCGGAAGCGACGGCGACGACGCCCCGCCGGACGACGGCGACGACGTCGAGTACGCGGTCGAGCGCGTCGCGGAGGGGTTCGAGAACCCGTGGGGGCTCGCCTTCCTCCCCGGCGACGGGCGCCTCCTCGTCACCGAGCGGCCCGGCCGGCTCTCGCTCGTCGACCCCGGATCGGGAGCCATCGAGTCGATCGCGGGCGCGCCCGACGTGTTCGCGGAGGGCCAAGGCGGGCTGCTCGACGTCACTGTCCACCCCGACTACCCGGACGACCGCCGCGTGTACCTCACGTACTCGGCGGCCGCGGAGGACTCTCCTGCCGACGGGAGCGGCGCGACGACCCACGTCGGCGCCGGCCGCCTCGACACGGACGCCCCGGCGCTCTCGGGGTTCGAGGCGATCCGCGTCGCCGAGCCGTTCCGCGACACGGACCTGCACTTCGGGTCGCGGGCGACGTTCGGGCCCGACGGGGCGCTGTTTGTCACCGTCGGCGACCGGCGCGACACTGACTTCGACGCCGAGCACGTCTCGCAGGACCTCTCGAACGAGCTCGGATCGACGCTCCGGCTGACGCCCGACGGCGACGCGCACCCGGACAACCCGTTCGTCGACGAGCCGGACGCGGCGGACGCGATCTACAGCTACGGCCACCGGAACCCGCAGGCGATGGCCGTCCGCTCCGAGACGGGGGCGGTCTGGCAGTGCGAGCACGGCGAGCGCGACGGCGACGAGATCAACGTGATCGAGCGCGGCGGCAACTACGGGTGGCCGATCACGAGCGAGGCGTGTCGGTACGGCACCGACGAGCGCGTCGCCCCGAGCCACCGGGAGCGCGGCGACGTGATCGCCCCGGTCCACTACTGGCCGTGCGGCTCCGGCGGCTTCCCGCCGAGCGGGGCGGTCTTCTACGACGGCGGCGCGTTCCCCGCGTGGCGAGGCGACCTGTTCGCCGGCACGCTCGCGGCGCGGTACCTCGGCCGGTTCACGGTCGAGGGCGCGGGCGCCGCCGCCGCTACCGTGACCGAGCGGGATCCCCTGCTCGCCGACCGCGGCTGGCGCGTCCGGGCGCTCGCGGTCGAGCCGTCGACGGGCCACCTCTACGTCGCCGTCGACGACGCCGACGCGCCGGTCGCGCGGATCGTTCCGGACTGACGCCGCGCCCCCGCGGCCCGCTTAACTGAATTTACGTAGGGAGCGTTACAAAAATATCATCCAGATTATCATTAAGTGTCGTCCGACCCACGGGTCTCGTATGCGACCAGACGCGGAACGACTGGCCCGCGGCGAACCGAACCCCGTCCCCGGCGCGAGCGCGATCTCGCCCGTGTCGGCGACGGCGCTGTTGCTCGCGGCCCTGATCGGCCTCCTCGTCGCCGTCTCGTACCCGACCGCGAGCGCCGCCGTCGGCGCGACGGTCCTCGGGGTCCGCTACGGCGCGAGACCGCTCGCCGGCCGTCTGCGGCGCGCGGCGCGCGAGCGGGACGTGCGTCCGGTTTGCATGCCCGGGACCGACGTCTGTCTCGAAGCGTGACCCGCCGACGGGCCGCCGCGTTCGCCCGCGGCCGTCCGCGACCGAGCGTCCGGGTACCCGCACGCAAGGACCTATACGCCGGCCGGTCGAACGCGGGACCGTCATGACGGCGAACGACGCGGACGGGCGGCTGTCGCCGGACGAGGCGTTCGCCGCGCTCGGCGACGAGGTCCGGGTGGGGATCCTACGCTCCCTCGGCGACGCCGCGGAGCCGCTCGCCTTCTCCGAGCTGTACGACCGGCTGCCGGTCGAGGACACGTCGCGGTTCAACTACCACCTCGGCGAGCTCCGCGGCCACTTCGTCCGGAAAGACGAGGCCGGCTACGCGCTCGATCACCCCGGTCGACGGGTCGTCGAGGCGATCCGCTCCGGGGCAGTCACCGACGACCCCGACTTCGAACGCACGTCGATCGACGACCGCTGCCCCGCCTGCGACGGGCGGCTGGAGATCCGGTGGTGCGACGGGAGCATCGAGGTGTTCTGCCCGGGCTGTGAGAACCGGTGGGAGCGGTCGTCGGGTCGCGTCGACGCCGCCGAAGAGCCGGAATCGGGGTACCTCGGGCGGCTTCCGTTCCCGCCGGCCGGACTCCGGAACCGCGAGGCGGAGGAGGCGTTCCGCGCGGCCCACGCCTGGACGGTCGTCGAGCTCCTCGCGGTCGGAACCGGCATCTGCCCGCGGTGCGCGGCGACCGTCGAGACCGAACTGGACGCCTGTCCCGACCACGAGGACGACGGGACCTGCTCGAACTGCCGGTCCAGCTTCGCGGTTGTGTTCCGGGCCTCGTGCACGAACTGCCCCTACCACGTCGGGAGCGCCGCGGCCCTCGGGCTCCTGTCGTCGCCCGCGCTGTTGGGATTCATGCTCGACCACGACATCGATCCGCTCGCGCCGCGGTCGGTCCGCCTGTTCGACCGCTTTTTCAGCGAATACGACGAGGCGATCGGATCGATGGACCCCCTCCGCGTGACGCTCACGTTCTCCCTCGACGGCGACGAACTCGCGCTTCGCGTCGACGAGAGCGGCGAGATCGTCGACGTGTCGTCGTAGATCGTCGCCGTCGTCGCTGCCGGCGGTCGCGTTCCCGGCGGCCGCCGCGGCCCGCTCCGTGTGACCGACTCTCTCGATTCGCGGGCCGAATCCCCCGCCAGACCCCGTGTGAACGCCCCACAGCCCGGAAACGGGACCGCTATCCTTTTACGGTGCCGTCCGAAATCGAGGGGTACAGTCTCGCCACGATGCGTACCGAAGACGGACTCACGATCTGTGTTCCGTCTTCGGTCGTCCGGGAGGCCGAGGACGATCGCGAGGCGACTCGCAAACTCGGCTACGTCGCCCGTGCGGCGGCGGTGTTCCGGGCGGATCGACTGGTCGTCTTCCCAGACGGGGAAGGCGAGCGGCGACGGGGCGGCGAGTACGTTCGGACCGTGCTGGGGTACGCCGCGACCCCTCCGGGGCTCCGCAAGGACCTCTGGGGGGAGCGCGACGAGCTCCGGTACGCCGGCGTGCTCCCGCCGCTCCGCGTGCCGTGGCGGACCGGCTCGACCCCAGACGGGGAAGAGTCGAAAACACAGGGACTCGTGACCGAGGTCGGACCTGAAGGCCGCGTCCGGGTCAATTCCCCGCTGCGGGAACACCCGATCTCCCTGCTCGTGCCCTCCGGAATGGAGGTCGAGCAGGGGGAGCGCGTCACCATCAGGGTCTCTTCGAGAGAACCGGTCCGCGCCCGCATCACCGGGAAGCCGGAGGACGGTTTCCAGGTCGTGGAAGCGGACCTGTCGGAAGCGCTCGCCGGCGACGGACTGGCCGTCGCGACGTCGCGACACGGGGAGGAACTCTCCGTCTCGCGGCTCGGCGGCATCGTCTCGGACGCGCGGGAGGCCGGCGGCTACACCGTCGCCTTCGGCGCGCCCGAGCGAGGGCTTCCGGAGATGCTCGGGCTTTCGCCCGACGGCATTCGGGCGGCCGTTGCCGACGGCCGCTCGGTCGAACCCGATCCGGGGTTCGACCTCTGGCTGAACACGATCCCGGCACAGGCGAGCGAGGTCGTCCGGACGGAGGAGGCTCTGTTCGTGACTCTCGGCTCGCTCACACTCACGGAGTAAACACATGCCACAACCAAGCCGACCACGAAAAGGCTCGCTGGGCTACGGCCCGCGTACCCGCGCAGACCGCGAGGTCCCGCGCATTCGCTCGTGGCCCGACGACGACGGAGCCCCCGCGCTGCAGGGATTCGCCGGCTACAAGGCCGGAATGACGCACGTCGTTATGGTCAACGACGAGGCCAACTCGCCGCGTGAGGGGATGGAAACGTCCGTTCCCGTCACCGTCGTCGAGACGCCGCCGATGTACGCGGTGGCCCTGCGCGCCTACGAACAGACGGCGTACGGAAAGAAGCCGGTCGAAGAGGTCTGGGCGACCGAGTTCCACGAGGAGCTCGACCGCGCCCTCGACCTCCCGGCGGAAGACACCTTCGAGGAAGACGCAGAAGAGCTGCGCGCGTTGCTCGACGACGACGTCGTCGACGATGTCCGCGTCATCACTCACACCGTCCCCTCGGAGCTCGCGAACATCCCCAAGAAGAAGCCCGACGTCATGGAGACCCGAGTCGGCGGCGGCTCCCTCGAGGAGCGCGTCGAGTTCGGGCTCGACCTGGTCGGGGAGGGCGGCGCCCACGAGTTCGGCGACGTCTTCCGCGCCGGTCAGTACACCGACGTCTCGGGCATCACGAAGGGGAAGGGGACCCAGGGCCCCGTCAAGCGCTGGGGCGTCCAGAAGCGGAAGGGCAAACACGCCCGCCAGGGATGGCGGCGCCGGATCGGCAACCTCGGTCCGTGGAACCCCTCCCGCGTGCGCTCCACCGTGCCCCAGCAGGGGCAGACCGGCTACCACCAGCGCACCGAGCTCAACAAGCGCCTCATCGACTTCGGCGAGGGCGACGACGCCAGCGTCGACGGCGGCTTCGTCAACTACGGCGAGGTCGACGGCGAGTACGCGCTCATCAAGGGCTCGCTGCCCGGACCGGACCAGCGCCTGCTGCGATTCCGCCCGGCCATCCGGCCGAACGACCAGCCGCGCCTCGACCCCGAGGTCCGGTACGTATCCACCGCATCCAACCAGGGATAATACATGAACGCAACAGTACACGACCTGGACGGCGGGGACGCGGGCAGCGTCGAGCTGCCGGCGATCTTCGAGACCGCGTTCCGACCGGACCTCATCGGTCGGGCGGTCTCCGCCGCACAGGCTAACCGGAAGCAGGCCTACGGTGCCGACGAGTTCGCCGGGCTGCGAACCCCCGCGGAGTCGTTCGGCTCCGGGCGCGGGCTCGCGCACATCCCGCGCTCCGAGAACGTCGCCCGCCGCGTCCCGAGCGCCGTCTCGGGCCGCGCCGCGCACCCGCCGAAGGCCGAGAAGGACCAGACGAAGAAACTGAACGACAAGGAGCGACAGCTCGCGATCCGGTCGGCCGTCGCGGCCACCACGGACGCCGAGCTCGTCGCCGAGCGCGGTCACGCGTTCGACGAGGACCTGGCGCTCCCGCTCGTCGTCTCGGACGAGTTCGAGGACCTCCAGAAGACCCAGGAGGCCCTGGGCGTGCTGGAGGCCGTCGGCGCCGACGCCGACATCGAGCGCGCCGAGGAGGGCCGCTCCGTGCGGTCCGGCCGCGGGAAGACCCGCGGTCGCAAGTACAGCCAGCCCAAGTCCGTCCTCGTCGTCACCAGCGAGGAGCCGTCCCGCGCCGCCCGGAACCTCTCGGGCGTCGACGTCGCGACCGCGGGCGAGGTCAACGCTGAGGACCTCGCTCCCGGCGGACACCCGGGGCGACTCACGCTGTGGACCGAGAGCGCGATCGAGGAGGTGGCAGACCGATGAACTCCATCATCGAGCACCCGCTCGTCACCGAGCAGGCGATGAACGAGATGGACTTCAAGAACAAGCTGCTGTTCCTCGTCGACATCGACGCGACGAAGCCCGAGGTCCGCGAGGAGGTCCAGGACCGCTACGACGTCACCGTCACCGACGTGAACACGCAGGTGACCTCGAAGGGCAAAAAGAAGGCGACGGTCACGCTCTCCGAGGACGACGACGCGACCGAAATCGCCTCGCGCATCGGGGTGTTCTGATATGGGACGACGAATTCAAGGACAGCGGCGTGGACGCGGCGGCCCGACGTTCCGGGCCCCCTCCCACCGCTACAAGGCGGAACTGTCGCACAAGAAGCTCGAGGACGTGGACACGATCACCGGCGAGATCGTCGGGATCGAACACGACCCCGCCCGCTCGGCTCCGCTCGCGGAGATCGAGTTCGAGGACGACGACCGTCGGCTCGTGCTCGCGCCGGAAGGCGTGCGCGTGGGCGAGACGATCCAGGTCGGCGTGAGCGCGGAGATCAAGCCCGGGAACACGCTCCCGCTGGCCGAGATCCCCGAGGGCGTGCCGGTCTGTAACGTCGAGAGCAACCACGGGGACGGCGGGAAGTTCGCGCGCGCCTCCGGCGTGTCGGCGACGCTTCTCACCCACGACCGCGACGTCGCGGTCGTTCAGCTCCCCAGCGGGGAAGTGAAGCGGCTCGACCCGCAGTGCCGCGCCACGATCGGCGTGGTCGCGGGCGGCGGCCGGACGGAGAAGCCCTTCGTCAAGGCCGGTAACAAGCACCACAAGATGAAGGCGCGCGGGACCAAATACCCGCGCGTCCGCGGCGTCGCGATGAACGCCGTCGACCACCCCTTCGGCGGGGGCGGTCGCCAACACCCCGGTCAGCCGAAGTCCGTCTCGCGGGACGCCCCGCCGGGACGGAAGGTGGGTGACATCGCATCCAAGCGCACCGGACGAGGTGGCAACAAATGAGTTCCAACTACCGAACCGGCCGCGAGGGCAAGGAGTTCGCCTACCGCGGTCACTCGCTCGACGAGCTGCAGGAGATGGACGTCGAAGACGTCGCGGAACTGCTCCCCGCACGCCAGCGGCGAAGTATCGTTCGCGGCCTCGGCACCGAACAGCAGAAGCTGCTGGAGACGGTGCGGAGCCGCGACAAGGAGACGACGGCGGACGATCCGATCCGGACGCATCTGCGCGACATGCCGATCCTTCCGGAGTTCGTCGGCGTCACCTTCTCCGTGTACAACGGACACAGCTTCGAGCGCGTGCAGGTCGAACCCCAGATGATCGGACACTACCTGGGCGAGTTCCACCTCACGCGAAGCACCGTCGAACACGGTCAGGCCGGCATCGGCGCGACCCGGTCCTCGAAGTTCGTGCCCCTCAAGTAACCCATGGGAATCAACTACAGCGTCGAGGCCGACCCGGAGACCACCGCCAAGGGGATGCTCCGCGACCGGCCCATCAGCGTGAAGGACAGCAAGGAGATCTCCCGGGAGATCAAAGGCGAGACCGTCGCCGACGCCGAGGAGTTCCTCCAGGAAGTCATCGACGAGGAGACGTCGGTCCCGATGCGCCAGCACAACGCCGGCGCGGGCCACCGCTCCGACATCGACGGCTGGGACGCGGGACGCTACCCCGAGAAGGCCGCCAAGGACTTCCTCAAGCTCTTAGAGAACGTCAAGAACAACGCGACCGAACAGGGGTTCGACGGCGACGAGATGGTTATCAAACACGTCGCCCCCCACAAGGTCGGTGAGCGACCCGGGCGGAACCCGCGAGCCGCGGGCGCCACCCAGTGGAACACCACCCTCGCCGACGTCGAACTCATCATCGAAGACCCGGAGGCCGACGAATAATGGCTGACGAACACCAATTCATCGAGGACGGCCTGCGCCGTTCACAGATCAACGAGTTCTTCGCGGACGAGCTCGGCCGAGCCGGCTACGGCGGCATGGACGTCGCCAAGACGCCGATGGGCACGCAGATCGTCCTGAAGGCCGAGAAGCCCGGCATGGTGATCGGGAAGGGCGGGAAGAACATCCGCAAGATCACCACCGAGCTCGAGGACCGCTTCGACATGGACGACCCGCAGATCGACGTTCAGGAGGTCGACGAGCCCGACCTGAACGCCCAGATCGTCGCGGACCGTCTCGCGAACGCCCTCGAACGCGGCTGGTACTTCCGGAAGGCCGGTCACACGACGATCGACCGGATCATGGACGCCGGCGCGTTAGGCGCCGAGATCGTCCTCTCCGGAAAGGTCACCGGCGCGCGTTCGCGCGTCGAGAAGTTCAACCGCGGCTACATCAAGCACAACGGCGAGCCCGCCGAGGAGGTCGTCGACCACGGCCAGGGCGTCGCGGTGATGAAGCTCGGGACGATCGGCGTCAACGTGAAGATCATCCCGCCGGGCGCGGAGCTCCCGGACGACTTCGACATCCGCGAGGACGCCGAGGTCCCGGAGGTCGAGCAGGCCGCCGCGGGCGACGACGAGGGCGTCGAGGCGCTCCTCGAGGAGGAGCCCGAGGAGGTGCCGGACGTCGGCGACGACGAGGACGTCGAGGTGCCCGACGAGGACCCCACCGACGTCATCGACGAGGAGGTCGTCGAGGAGGTCGTCGAGGAGACGCAGGAGACGGCCACGGAGGCGACTGACGTCGCCGCCGAGGAACCGGTCGGCGACGCCGACGCGGACGACATCGACGAGCTCGACGAGGACATCGAGTCCGAGGCGGCCGATCTCGTCGCGGAGATGGAAGCCGCAGACGACGAGGAGGAGGACGAATAATGGCGATCCTGTACACCGACGAGATCCGCGACATGACGGCGGCCGAGCGGCAGGTGGAGCTCGAGGAGCTCGAGACCGAGCTGCTCAACTCCAAGGCGCAGCGCGCCGCCGGCGGCATGCCGGAGAGCCCGGGCCGCGTGAAGGAGCTGAAGAAGACGATCGCGCGGATCAAGACGATCCAGCAGGAAGAAGGCGACTTCGACGACGAATAACGATGATATCCCCCGATACACTCGTTCGGCACGAACTCGTCGGCCTCCCGGTTCGGGTGGCCGACGCCGCCAGCGACGCCCACGTGGGCATCGCCGGCCGCGTGCTGTCCGAGACGTTCGGTACCCTCGTGGTCCGAACGCCGTCGGGGGACAAACGCGTGCCCAAGTCGGGCGCGACGTTGGAGTTCGCGGTCGTCGATGTCCCGACCGTCCGCACAGATGAAGCCGCCGGCGACGCGCAGTCGTCGGGGTCCGCGTCCCAACTCGGGTCGGATACTACGGGGGTCCGCCCCCGTCAGTCTGGCCCGTCCGGGTCCACAAGCGTCGTCACCGGTGACGGCGCGGGTCCGGCGAGCCACCGCGGCGAGTGCAAAGACGCGGTCTACGTAACGGTGGATGGCGATCGGTTGCGGCATCGACCCGCCGAACGCACCGAACGAGGTGTCACACAATGGCGATAGGAATCGACGTACCCACGCCTCCGGAGCCAGACAACCCGGAGGATTACGACTACGAGAAGTGCCCGTTCTACGGGCAGCTCTCCGTCCGCGGCCAGACCCGTGAGGGAACGGTCGTGTCGACGGATATGGAAAAGACCGTCATCGTCGAGCGAGAATACGACGTGTTCGTACCGAAATACGACCGGTACATGAAGCGTCGCTCGCGCATCCCGGCTCACGTGCCGGGCGTGCTCGACTCGCTCGAAGTCGGTGACGAAGTGACGATCGCGGAGACGCGACCGCTCTCGAAGACGAAGTCCCACGTCGTCGTCGAGAACCTGTCGGGTGATCAGTGATGGAGGCGCTCAAGGCCGACGTCACGCAGGGCCTCTCGAAGGGCTCGCTCATCACGTGCGCCGACAACACCGGCGCCCGTGAGCTGAAGGTGATCTCCGTCGCCGGCTACTCCGGCACGAAGAACCGCCACCCGAAGGCAGGTATCGGCGACAAGGTGACCGTCTCGGTCACCAAGGGGACCCCGGAGATGCGGCGGCAGGTGCTGGAGGCGGTCGTCGTCCGCCAGCGCAAGCCGATCCGCCGTCCGAGCGGGACCCGCGTGAAGTTCGAGGACAACGCGGCCGTCATCATCGACGACCTCGAGGAGCCGCGGGGCACCGAGATCAAGGGCCCCGTCGCCCGCGAGGTCGCCGAACGATTCGGGAGCATCGCCTCGACCGCGACGATGATCGTCTAATCATGACGAAACAGCCACGCAAACAGCGAAAACGGTCGGAGACCGCGCCGCTCCACGAGCGGCAGAACCAGGTCCGGGCCACCCTCACGGACGACCTCCGCGAGGAGTACGGACAGCGCAACGTCCGCGTCAACGCCGGCGACACCGTCGAGGTGCTCCGGGGCGACGCGGCCGGGACGGAGGCGGAAGTCGTCGCCGTCGACCTGTCCGCGGAACGGATCACCGTCGAGGACGTCACCGTCGAGAAGGCGGACGGGGAGGAGGTTCCCCGTCCCATCCCGGCGAGCAACGTCCGGGTGATCGAACTGGACCTGGAGGACGAACGCCGGGAGGCGCGGCTCCAGGAGGATAACGAATGACGCGACATCAGAAGCGACTGGCAGTACCGAACTCCTGGCCGGTCGAGCGCAAGACCAACACGTTCACCGTCAAGGCCGGCGCCGGCCCGCACGGTGAGGCGGGCGTTCCGCTCGTCGTCCTGCTGCGGGACGTGCTCGGTTACGTCGACTCGACGAAGGAGGCGCGCTACGCGCTGAACAACGACTCGGTCCTCGTCAACGGGGACGCGGTGTCGGACGAGCAGCGTCCGATCGGGATGTTCGACATCCTGGCGTTCTCCGAGCGCGGGGAGTTCTTCCGCGTCTTCCCCGACGAGGGCGGTCGGCTCGCGCTGACCTCCGTCGACGAGGAGGCCGCGGGCAGCCGGCTCGGGAAGATCACGAACAAGTCGGTCGTCCCCGGCGGCGCCGTCCAGCTGACGCTCCACGACGGGACGAACGTGCGCGTCGACGCCGACGCGCCGTACGACACCAAGGACTCGATCGTCATCGACAACGAGTCCAAGGAGATCGTCGCCCACTTCGAGTACGAGGAGGGCGCGCTCGTCACCGCCGTCGCCGGCCAGCACGCCGGTCGGATCGGCGAGGTCGACGACATCGACGTGACGCTCGGCTCGGGCTCGAACACCGTCTACGTCGCCGACGACGGCGACGGCTACGAGACGGTCGAGGAGTACCTCGTCGTCATCGACGAGAACTTCACCGGCGACGACGCCGAGGAGACGGGTGATTCGGATGAGTGAAGCCGAAAGCGCCTCACAC is drawn from Halorubrum sp. CBA1229 and contains these coding sequences:
- a CDS encoding putative RNA uridine N3 methyltransferase, with the translated sequence MRTEDGLTICVPSSVVREAEDDREATRKLGYVARAAAVFRADRLVVFPDGEGERRRGGEYVRTVLGYAATPPGLRKDLWGERDELRYAGVLPPLRVPWRTGSTPDGEESKTQGLVTEVGPEGRVRVNSPLREHPISLLVPSGMEVEQGERVTIRVSSREPVRARITGKPEDGFQVVEADLSEALAGDGLAVATSRHGEELSVSRLGGIVSDAREAGGYTVAFGAPERGLPEMLGLSPDGIRAAVADGRSVEPDPGFDLWLNTIPAQASEVVRTEEALFVTLGSLTLTE
- a CDS encoding PQQ-dependent sugar dehydrogenase produces the protein MTRRSAHIADRRSVLRATGGLAVLSTAGCLGGGGADGANGDGGTGSDGDDAPPDDGDDVEYAVERVAEGFENPWGLAFLPGDGRLLVTERPGRLSLVDPGSGAIESIAGAPDVFAEGQGGLLDVTVHPDYPDDRRVYLTYSAAAEDSPADGSGATTHVGAGRLDTDAPALSGFEAIRVAEPFRDTDLHFGSRATFGPDGALFVTVGDRRDTDFDAEHVSQDLSNELGSTLRLTPDGDAHPDNPFVDEPDAADAIYSYGHRNPQAMAVRSETGAVWQCEHGERDGDEINVIERGGNYGWPITSEACRYGTDERVAPSHRERGDVIAPVHYWPCGSGGFPPSGAVFYDGGAFPAWRGDLFAGTLAARYLGRFTVEGAGAAAATVTERDPLLADRGWRVRALAVEPSTGHLYVAVDDADAPVARIVPD
- the rpl4p gene encoding 50S ribosomal protein L4: MNATVHDLDGGDAGSVELPAIFETAFRPDLIGRAVSAAQANRKQAYGADEFAGLRTPAESFGSGRGLAHIPRSENVARRVPSAVSGRAAHPPKAEKDQTKKLNDKERQLAIRSAVAATTDAELVAERGHAFDEDLALPLVVSDEFEDLQKTQEALGVLEAVGADADIERAEEGRSVRSGRGKTRGRKYSQPKSVLVVTSEEPSRAARNLSGVDVATAGEVNAEDLAPGGHPGRLTLWTESAIEEVADR
- a CDS encoding helix-turn-helix domain-containing protein, whose amino-acid sequence is MTANDADGRLSPDEAFAALGDEVRVGILRSLGDAAEPLAFSELYDRLPVEDTSRFNYHLGELRGHFVRKDEAGYALDHPGRRVVEAIRSGAVTDDPDFERTSIDDRCPACDGRLEIRWCDGSIEVFCPGCENRWERSSGRVDAAEEPESGYLGRLPFPPAGLRNREAEEAFRAAHAWTVVELLAVGTGICPRCAATVETELDACPDHEDDGTCSNCRSSFAVVFRASCTNCPYHVGSAAALGLLSSPALLGFMLDHDIDPLAPRSVRLFDRFFSEYDEAIGSMDPLRVTLTFSLDGDELALRVDESGEIVDVSS
- a CDS encoding 50S ribosomal protein L22, translating into MGINYSVEADPETTAKGMLRDRPISVKDSKEISREIKGETVADAEEFLQEVIDEETSVPMRQHNAGAGHRSDIDGWDAGRYPEKAAKDFLKLLENVKNNATEQGFDGDEMVIKHVAPHKVGERPGRNPRAAGATQWNTTLADVELIIEDPEADE
- a CDS encoding 50S ribosomal protein L3, which produces MPQPSRPRKGSLGYGPRTRADREVPRIRSWPDDDGAPALQGFAGYKAGMTHVVMVNDEANSPREGMETSVPVTVVETPPMYAVALRAYEQTAYGKKPVEEVWATEFHEELDRALDLPAEDTFEEDAEELRALLDDDVVDDVRVITHTVPSELANIPKKKPDVMETRVGGGSLEERVEFGLDLVGEGGAHEFGDVFRAGQYTDVSGITKGKGTQGPVKRWGVQKRKGKHARQGWRRRIGNLGPWNPSRVRSTVPQQGQTGYHQRTELNKRLIDFGEGDDASVDGGFVNYGEVDGEYALIKGSLPGPDQRLLRFRPAIRPNDQPRLDPEVRYVSTASNQG
- a CDS encoding 50S ribosomal protein L23, with the protein product MNSIIEHPLVTEQAMNEMDFKNKLLFLVDIDATKPEVREEVQDRYDVTVTDVNTQVTSKGKKKATVTLSEDDDATEIASRIGVF
- a CDS encoding aldo/keto reductase, which gives rise to MTVPTKTLPSGAELPGLGLGTYDLDDDQTAESVRAALDAGYAHIDTAEGYHNEAVIGDVLAEYDRDDAFLTSKVLAKNLNYESVIESCEASLDRLGTDYLDLYLVHWPNPAISLRETLRAMAELRDRGLVRDVGVSNFSAYQLSCAHHVSDVPIAVNQIEFHPYFQRPDLVDYCRESDTVIEAAAPLARTDVFGDEVVAELAEEYDRSPAQVVLRWAVDRGVVPLPRSSTPAHVRANADLDWELDDADRRRLDERDRDEPVYDTPARDWTSDVYGIEQ
- a CDS encoding 50S ribosomal protein L2, with product MGRRIQGQRRGRGGPTFRAPSHRYKAELSHKKLEDVDTITGEIVGIEHDPARSAPLAEIEFEDDDRRLVLAPEGVRVGETIQVGVSAEIKPGNTLPLAEIPEGVPVCNVESNHGDGGKFARASGVSATLLTHDRDVAVVQLPSGEVKRLDPQCRATIGVVAGGGRTEKPFVKAGNKHHKMKARGTKYPRVRGVAMNAVDHPFGGGGRQHPGQPKSVSRDAPPGRKVGDIASKRTGRGGNK
- a CDS encoding 30S ribosomal protein S19 produces the protein MSSNYRTGREGKEFAYRGHSLDELQEMDVEDVAELLPARQRRSIVRGLGTEQQKLLETVRSRDKETTADDPIRTHLRDMPILPEFVGVTFSVYNGHSFERVQVEPQMIGHYLGEFHLTRSTVEHGQAGIGATRSSKFVPLK